Below is a genomic region from Scyliorhinus canicula chromosome 5, sScyCan1.1, whole genome shotgun sequence.
tttctcaagtaaggagaccaaaactgaacacaatactccaggtgtggccgcactaacaccttatacaattgcaacataacctccctagtcttaaactccatccctctagcagtgaaggacaaaattccatttgccttcttaatcacctgttgcacttgtaaaccaaccttctgtgactcatgcactagcacacccaagtctctctgaacagcggcatgctttaatattttatcgaaaTATTAGCAATCAGCAATATTAGCAATCAGGAATCAGCAATAGCGACCTCATTTTAACATCGAATATGAAATATAGtccctccggcagtgcagcaccccttcAATATTGCTGCATTTCCTAAATTACATCATGGTCTAGCTTCAAATTTGATTCATTTATTTTGAAACagaatgtggacgtcactggccaacatttattgcccatgtctTATTGCCCTTGTGGTGGTAGTGGGCTGCCctctgaaccactgcagtccgaggtgtaggtacaaccacagtgctgttagggagggtgttacagtattttgactcagcgacagtgaaggaacggctgatatatttctaagccaggctggtgagtgacatggaagggaacctccaggtgatggtgttgcgtgtgtgagagtgcgggTGTGACACACGAGGACCCTCGAGGTACACAGCCagtggggtggccacatccctgGGGTCAACTCTCCACCCATAAAAGCCGCAATACCAGGTCATCATTACATTGCAGTCCgagggatcttactgtgcactaATTGGCtctcatttcctacattacaacagtgactacacttcaaaagaatttaattggctataaagtgctttaGAAAAACCAGAGGTCTtgaaagatcatagaatttacagcgcaggaggccattcagcccatcgagtctgcaccggctcttggaaagagcaccctacccaagcccacacctccaccctatctccataacccagtaaccccacccaacactaagggcaattttggacaccaaggttaatttatcaaggccaatccacctaacctgcacatctttggactgtgggatgaaaccggaagcactcggaggagacccatgcacacacgggtagaacgtgcagactccgcacagacagtgacccaagccaggaatcgaacctgggaccctggagctgtgaagcaattgtgctaaccactatgctactgcgctgccctaatcgcttattgtcacaagtaggcttcaatgaagttactgtgaaaaatccctggtcgccacattccggcgcctgttcggggaggctggtacaggaattgaacccgcgctgctggcctggttctgcattacaagccagctgtttagcccactgcgccaAACCAGTCAGTCTGTCAGCATCTAGTGCTCCAAGATTACAGTATTGATTACAGTAGTTATTTTTGAAATTGGTTGGTTGCTCCTTTCGAACAGGCATTTGTTGGTCACGTGGCAGCCACCTGTTCCGTAGACCCCTTGGGCACTCTTCACTGAGGCCTAGTTTGGTAACCCCTGCGGCAAAAAATTTAAATTATGTGCCCAGAGTAAGTTTAATGGCAGAATCAAGACAGCTCCCTCTAAAAACAAAGTCATGAAAGCAAGATGCACTTGGTCGGGTAAAaattcaaaatggaggacagaatTCACAGCCTGACGTTGTGGAACTGACGTTGAGTCCACAAGGCTGTGAAGTGCCTAACTGGAAGAGGAGGTGCTGTGCCCCAAGCCTGTGTTGGGATCCATTGGGACAGTGCAACAGACCAAGgacaaatgtgtgtgtgagagtaacctGCGAATTGGCAAACAAAGGGTCGCCGAGAGGAGGTGCTCCACAAAGCGGAGCTCAGTTtgggtttggtttccccagcgtAGAGGAAACGGTACCGTGAGCAGCTAACACAGTAGGCTACATGGAGTACAAACAAATCACTTTCACCTGGATGTTGAGGAGAGGGGTGAAAGGGGCAGCTGTGACACCGCTTGCAATTGCATGGTAAggtgcagtggggaaggggacaaGCTGTTGTAAATTACAGAGCGGACCAgtcactctcctgccctctcaggcaccccctggccacctcccttttgtTCTACCTgatctgcaccccccaccccctcccccccccactgttcaTGCCTTATTAAACCGCATCAacaccatcacatttctacccatCTTCATTTCTGAAGAGTCATATTAGCCTCAAAATGTtaattcagtttctctctccacaaatgttctattgttgaactcaatgttgagtccggaaggctgtaaaatGCCTTAACAAAAGATGGGGTTGCTGCTCCTCGAACTTGCTTTGAGCCTCACTGGAATAGTGCAGAGGACTGAGGGCAGAGAGCAAGAGTGACCACAGGGCAGATCAAGTGACTGGATGGTCAGGGTCCTGCTTGCGAGCTGAATGGTAGCACCCCACAAAGTGGTCATCCAGTCTGCGTTTCGCCTCCCCAGTGTAGAGACCACTGCACGGTGAGTGACAACTAAATTGAAAGCAGGAGACACAACCGCAGCTTCGCCCGGGAGGTGTCGCTTGGGGCCaggtagagagagaagggaggaagTAAAAGGGGCGTTATATCTCCTGGTGAGTTCAATAAAGGACTAGACGGGAAAGATAATTCAATCCCTTCTTTATTCATCTAACTCTGGGAAAGATTCAGCAGTCTTTAGATCTTGTTAAAGGCAGCAACATCTACGCTTTGCACCtgaaaatgaacaaagaaaagaaagatGTCAATTAGAAGAGAAGCCGGTGACTATTAACCACAAAGTTAAAGATTTCACCACCAGGTTATCGTGACAACACACAACACCAGGGGCTAAAACCTGCAGAACCCTCAGAATGGGTTCATGATGCAAATTGTGCAACTGAGGAATATGGCAACAGGGAACAAGTGCGTTCTGTGGGCAttgagcaggcattgtcaaactcggaggtgttgggagggtcatggagccgtccgtcgcggcgctcccgattgcgcaaaagccggcttttaactatgtcggctgcgagcggccttcaaaatggccaggaacggATAAAAAAAATttggtcgcactgcgcatgcgcgatcatcggtgcgcatgcgcagtgcgggggcgtatttttaaaaatatagtcgcagcctttttttcccCAAGTTCAGGGGGCCAaaggcactggagtgctgagcttgtggcatttgagtgctacagtgagagtttggtgactgagggagtataagggttcatttttatttaaagtctagtatttcttttatttagttaattaacttaaaagttgctgtttggtcgataagaaggtgaattttgaatcagctttaaacaaggttctacttggacttacttgcagctggagcttgttaattagttaattggattaggccagttttcagaagctagagtcacagtataaataggagctagttacagtgcagactttgtttgcactggagtgctgagcttgtggcatttgagtgccacagtgagagtttggtgactgagggagtgctgagcttgtggcatttgagtgctacagtgagagtttggtgactgagggagtgctgagcttgtggcatttgagtgctacagtgagagtttggtgactgagggagtgctgaacttgtggcatttgagtgctacagtgagagtttggtgactgagggagtgctgagcttgttgcatttgagtgctacagtgagagtttggtgactgagggagtgctgagcttgtggcatttgactgctacagtgagagtttggtgactgagggaattaggtgaggagggagcaaggtgctccttacatttcatttcctatatttatcaaagagcgtgaagggagccaggagtttagagtacagctgactggaagtagagtcggagggcggaggtccagttggtccaaggggcagctaattctgtaaagtaagaggggatggaggctagggcagttgcatgctcctcctgtagggtgtgggtggtgagggaaaccactggtgtccccgctgactatacctgcgggaagtgcatccaactccagctcctcagagaccgtgttaaggtactggagctggatgaacttcggatcatccgggaggcagagggggtcatagagaagagttacagggaggtagccacaccaaaggtactggacaagagtagctgggttacagtcaggggaaagaaaactaacaggcagacagtgcagggatccctcgtggccgttccccttcaaaacaagtataccgttttggatgctgttgggggggggatgacctaccgggggaaggccccagcggccaggtctctggcactgagtctggctctggggctcagaagggaaggggggagcatagaaaagcaatagtaataggagattcaatggttaggggaatagacaggagactctgtggtcgcgagcgagactcccgaaaggtatgttgcctcccgggtgccagggatgtctctgatcgcgtcttcaggatcctgaagggggagggtgagcagccagaagtcgtggtgcacattggtaccaacaatgtaggtaggaaaaagggtgtagaggtaataaacaagtttagggagttaggctggaagttaaaggccaggacagacagagttgtcatctctggtttgttgccagtgccacgtgatagcgaggctaggaatagggagagagtgcagttaaacacgtggctgcaggaatggtgtaggagggagggcttcaggtatttggataattggagcgcattctggggaaggtgggacctgtacaagcaggatgggttgcatctgaaccagaggggcaccaatatcctgggggggggaggttttctagtactcttcgggagggtttaaactaatttgtcaggggaatgggaaccggatctgtagtccagcaactaaggtagacgatagtcaggacgccaaagcatgtagtgatgcaatggggaaggtaacaatgacaaaggagagtacttgcaggcaaggagatgggttgaagtgtgtatactttaatgcaagaagcatcagggtgaacttaaggcatggatctgtacttggtactatgatgtggtggccatcacggaaacttggatagaagaggggcagaaatggttgttggttaaatttaagataaatggtggaagatatagaggggatgtcagaggtaggttctttacccagagagtagtggggggatggaatgcactgcctgtggtagtagttgagtcggaaaagttagggaccttcaagcggctattggataggtacttggattagggtagaataatggagtgtaggttaacttcttaagggcagcacggtagcattgtggatagcacaattgcttcacagctccagggtcccaagttcgatttcgacttgggtcactgtctgtgtggagtctgcacatcctccccgtgactgcatgggtttcctccgggtgctccggtttcctcccacagtccaaagatgtgcaggttgggtggattggccatgaaaaattgtccaaaattctatgattaacctaggacaaaagttcggcgcaacatcgtgggccgaacggcctgttctgtgctgtatttctctataatctataaaaaccatttcctccatttttgtcagcaacaaacaacacaagagaaaatggtgggtcgcgtggGTCGGCCGGCTGGTAAAAATGagcccccggaaaaaaagtttgaaaagcactggcATAAAGGAGCATGTCAGAGGACAAGACATAACCGGATACACCTCCCAACAGGATTGGCAGTGCAGCGTGATCGCAGGTATAACTCATGCTGATCAGCTCTGGCCCCGAGACAACTCCTGGAGACATCCACACTTCCCCCAGAGGGATAGGGATCGGAGCTGGAACATTTGTGACATCACTGGCAACGCTGCATGAATTCCCCATCTCTGGTGTCCTCAGCATGGTGGTGTTGGTGagccgctttcttgaaccactgcagcccgtgTAACAAAGGCCCGCTCGCAGTGTTATAATGCAGAGAAATCAGGAACTTAACCCAGGAATGATGACGGAATGGATGATTTATGGCGAGGTCGGGTTAATGTGCGAGGGAGGGGATGGTGTTACTACTCATTTCCTGATTTTGCATTTCTAACCGGCCAAGGTGGTGTATTCCAAATAAACCCAGCCCCAGTAATGCTGAGCTCCACCATCCAACCCCTGATTGCCAGCTTTACTGTTCAATACTCACGTAATCCTCAAACTTGGTGATTTCTTCCTCCAGCAGGTCTGTGCCAACCTTATCATCTTCCACCACACACTGGATCTGGAGTTTCCTGATCCCGTACCCGACCGGTACCAGCTTGGAGCCTCCCCACACCAAGCCGTCCAGCTGTACTGTGCGCAcgctctcctccagctccaccatGTCTGTCTCGTCGTCCCACTGCGGAGAACAGGCACTCATCTCAGCATAGTCGCAGTCAACCCCGctttccacagccagctcggACTGGCCAAAACCTATGCCCCGTCCACTCAATGAAACacggaaaatagaagcaggaggccattctgcccttcgagcctgctccaccattcagtatgatcacccaactcaactgAAGTGTCTACATCACAGTCACCTGTCAGAGCTCCTCAGTATAACtggtctgctccccccccccacccacctaggGAGTTACCTGTCCGTTTTGTCAGTGCAAACTGCTTTGAATGAATCTCGATCTGCCGAGAAAAACTAAACCTCAACAGTCGGAAAAGATGCAATTTCCTGGTGGGGCTGCAAACGCGAAGTTACACTCGTTGGTGCCCCCAAATTTCCCGCCCATTCCATGAATGTACACCACAATTCAGAGTAAACTATCagggtacagggacagtgctGGGTTTGAACCACATAATCGCTCCTTTAATAAATTTCAAAGCATCTACGCCCAGACGCAGCATCGTGGACCATGCAACCGGGGAAGCTTCAAAGCTTCAAAAATAGCGGCCTGGAAAAATGCCTTCAAAGCAACTGAGCAGGTCGCAGCAAGGATtaataaaaactaaaaaaaaaaatttaaaaatcttaGCACTAAAAATCAGGAAATGACTGTTTCTGGCTGCTGTTGGTTTAGTtacacggggctaaatcgctggctgttaaagcagaccaaggcaggccagcagcacggttcgattcctgtaacagcctccccgaacaggcgctggaatgtggcgactaggggcttttcacagtaacttcattgaagcctactcgcgacaataagcgattttcattcattaattTCTGGAATTATATGTTTTAGCGAGCCAACTTGCTTAAAACACCATGTGTATAACTCTGTATTCagggaagccggggggggggggctggggcagagaTCCAATCAACGACAAAATTTGGGTGCGGCGTCATGGGTTTCTGCTCTCATTTACATTTGTAGTTGACTCATGTCCCGATTACACACATCTCTGGGCAACAAAAACATGGACGTGAAAGCCTTAAACGGTATGTTGCAATGTACTGCTCAAGATGGAACAGAAACAAATACAGAATCATCTGAAGTGTTCTCCTCAGCCTTCTCCAGGATGTGCAAAGCATGTCACTGCCCAATACCCACTGTTCTTATCATCATACATAACGCTAACCTGTCACACAAGCAATTACATTCATAGCGGGTGGGAGAGGAGAAATGTACAggaccttagaatcatagaatttacagtgcaggaggcggccatttggcccatcgagtctgcaccggcccttggaaagagcaccctacccaagcccacacctccaccctattcccgtcacCCCAGCTAACCgtttggacactaggggacaatttagcatggccaatccacctaacctgcacattcttggacttgtgggaggaaaccggagcacccggaggaaacccacgcagtcacggggagaacgtgcaggctctgcacagatagCGGCCCAAGtcacaaatcgaacctgggaccctggagctgtgaagcaactgtgataaccactgtgctaccgtgctgcacttgcTGTATGCACCTTCTTTGCAAAATTGTTTCACTTCTTCAACTGTTGAATGCACAGAACCTTGCTGTGTAGCAGGCGGCATGCCAACTTCCCAAGAGCTTTACCCAATTAGTCCTGTTCTCCTGCACTTTGCTCCTGGGTGTGTGTTTGCCCAGTTCTGGTTTGAACATTATTATTCAAACACCACTATCCTTTcattcagtgcattccagaacacaACAAACACTGCAAAAAAAAATACATTCTCATCCATCCTCTGAATACTGATACCCTCCTGCCTCTGTAGAAAACAGCCCCTTTTCATTTacttcattttgttttttaagCATTTATTCAGTCATGGAGTATTGCTGCAAAAAAATGAGACATGGCCTGTCACATTGTTTGGCCTTTGATTCATCAGAATAGCTCAGTCGAAATTCCCAAACTGTAACGGGGAAAACGATTGACACTGCATGAAAAGAGAATGCTTATTGTTGGCAAGCTTCACCATGAGGAGAGAAATGTTTAACAGAAATGTTAACCATTTCCAATCATGGTGAACATAGccaccaggaggaggccatttggcccttcaagcccgctccgccattatcatggccgatccaactcaatagcctagtcCCACTTTCCCCGAATATCGTTTGATCCTCTTCGCTCcaagtgcgatatctaactgcttcttgaaaagataagtgttttggcctcaactacttcctgtggtaacaaattcaacATGCTCTCTGGGCGGTGAAATCGCTCCCaatttctgtcctaaatggtctacttcGCATCTTTAGGccgtgactcctggttctgggcaCCCACATcaccaggaacatccttcctgtatctaccctgtccagtcctgtcaggattttctaggtttctatgagattccccccatattcttctgaactcttgcgaatacaatcctaaccaattctaTCTTTCCTcttatgtcagtcccgccatcccaggaatcttcactgcactctccctgtagcaagaacatccttcctcagataaggaaaccaaaactgcacataatattccaggtgtggcctcaccaaggccctgtataattgcagcaagacaccactgctcctgtactcgaatcctcttgtaATGAAGGGCAGCATACCATTAGccgtcttttttttttttttttttttttttttttttttttttttttttttttttttttttttttccatcatTTTGTAATTTTTATTCCTTGCTAATAGTACAGTAATCTGAAAACAATATACAGACGCAAAATCACAGATGCAGCCCAAACCTTCGCTGCCAGGCTTGGGGGAAGTGTGCCTTACACTGGAACACGAGGGCCTTACACTGGaacacaaactttaaaaaaaaaacaacgcaGGGCTCTGCCTGGGAAATGACGGGAGGCGAGGGTGGCTGCTGTCGCCTGGGCCACATGTGTAAAGAAGATCACATGCTATCACCGTGCCACTACAAGGCAAGGAGGAGTTACGCAATGAAATCCAGAGGTCTGTTAAATCCACCTTTTCTGTTCATGTATTGCCGatatttccttttctgttgcacaTTAACAGCGTAAGCATTGACAGAGCCGTCCAGTTTCTTGCCCTTCGTTGTGTCAAATGCATCAAATCCCATCACCTTCAACAGTTCGATTTCTTCCTCCGTCTTCCCCTCCATGTCGGCCTCTGAGATCTCGTGTTCTTTCTCCTGATCTTTCGGTCTCGAAGGCGATATTGAATTTGACTTGTTTCGGCGTGGGGACCTTGACCGTCTTCGGTGAGGAGACCTGGAGCGGCTCCTCCGGCGTTCCCGGTCTCGCTCACGTGACCTGGAGCGCT
It encodes:
- the LOC119966611 gene encoding U4/U6.U5 small nuclear ribonucleoprotein 27 kDa protein-like, which encodes MGRSRSRSPRRERRRSRSTSRERERARRRERSRSRERDRERRRSRSRSPHRRRSRSPRRNKSNSISPSRPKDQEKEHEISEADMEGKTEEEIELLKVMGFDAFDTTKGKKLDGSVNAYAVNVQQKRKYRQYMNRKGGFNRPLDFIA